The following coding sequences are from one Acidobacteriota bacterium window:
- a CDS encoding GNAT family N-acetyltransferase has product METRNGEFLITTDKDRLDVGLIQKFLVEESYWARERTIEQTRTAIENSMCFGVYEGERQVGFGRVVSDKATFAYIGDVFVIDEYRGRGIGKMLMEAMVSHPELQGLRRWVLATRDAHGLYEQFEFAPLRHPDRWMEKTAPNAY; this is encoded by the coding sequence ATGGAAACGAGAAACGGGGAATTCTTGATCACAACGGACAAGGACCGGCTCGATGTCGGTCTGATCCAAAAATTTCTCGTCGAGGAATCTTATTGGGCCCGCGAGCGTACGATCGAGCAGACGCGGACGGCGATCGAGAACTCGATGTGTTTTGGGGTTTATGAGGGCGAGAGGCAGGTCGGGTTTGGCCGGGTGGTGAGCGATAAGGCGACGTTCGCGTATATCGGCGATGTGTTTGTGATCGACGAATATCGTGGCCGCGGCATCGGGAAGATGCTGATGGAGGCGATGGTTTCGCACCCGGAGTTGCAGGGCCTGCGGCGGTGGGTTTTGGCCACCCGCGATGCCCACGGGCTTTATGAGCAGTTCGAGTTCGCCCCGCTCCGCCACCCGGACCGCTGGATGGAGAAGACGGCCCCAAACGCGTACTGA
- the eno gene encoding phosphopyruvate hydratase yields the protein MSLIEHVWAREIMDSRGNPTIEAEVILEDGLTGRAAVPSGASTGENEAVELRDGDDLRYLGKGVLKAVENVIDKIGPEIEGLDVLDQVEIDETMIGLDGTSNKSNLGANAMLAVSLAAARAAAQVLEIPLYRYIGGANARTLPVPMMNILNGGAHADNNVDFQEFMVMPVGAESFTEALRMGAEIFHHLKGVLKSRGYSTSVGDEGGFAPNLKSNEEAVETILEAIEKAGYAAGDNVMLALDPAASEFFIDGKYVFKKSDKRELSSDEMAAYWTDWCDRYPIISIEDGMAENDWNGWKALTASVGERVQLVGDDLFVTNVRFLQRGIDEGAANSILIKVNQIGTLSETLDAIELARTNNMTAVISHRSGETEDTFIADLAVATNAGQIKTGSLCRSDRIAKYNQLLRIEEDLGDSARYPGRKAFYQIRG from the coding sequence ATGAGCTTGATCGAACACGTCTGGGCAAGGGAGATAATGGACTCCCGCGGAAATCCGACCATCGAGGCGGAGGTAATTCTTGAGGATGGCCTTACCGGCCGCGCGGCGGTGCCAAGCGGAGCCTCGACCGGCGAGAACGAGGCCGTTGAGCTTCGCGACGGCGACGACCTGCGCTACCTCGGCAAGGGCGTTCTGAAGGCGGTCGAGAACGTTATCGACAAGATCGGGCCGGAGATCGAAGGCCTAGATGTGCTTGATCAGGTCGAGATCGACGAAACTATGATCGGGCTCGACGGCACCTCGAACAAATCAAATCTCGGGGCGAATGCGATGCTTGCCGTGTCATTGGCGGCTGCACGTGCGGCGGCTCAAGTGCTCGAGATCCCGCTCTATCGCTACATCGGCGGGGCCAACGCCCGAACGCTGCCCGTGCCGATGATGAACATCCTCAATGGCGGCGCCCACGCGGATAACAACGTAGATTTCCAGGAGTTTATGGTAATGCCGGTCGGGGCCGAGAGCTTTACCGAAGCTCTGCGGATGGGGGCCGAGATATTTCACCACCTAAAAGGCGTGCTCAAATCGCGGGGCTATTCAACCAGTGTCGGCGACGAAGGCGGCTTTGCTCCGAACCTGAAGTCGAACGAGGAAGCGGTCGAGACGATCCTCGAGGCGATCGAAAAGGCCGGTTACGCCGCGGGCGACAACGTGATGCTCGCCCTTGACCCTGCCGCGAGCGAGTTCTTTATCGACGGAAAATACGTCTTCAAAAAGTCGGACAAACGCGAGCTTTCGTCCGACGAAATGGCCGCATATTGGACCGATTGGTGCGACCGCTACCCGATCATTTCCATCGAAGACGGCATGGCCGAAAACGACTGGAACGGCTGGAAGGCTCTGACGGCCTCGGTCGGCGAAAGGGTCCAGCTTGTCGGCGACGACCTTTTTGTTACTAATGTTCGCTTTCTGCAAAGGGGAATCGACGAAGGTGCGGCAAATTCGATCCTCATCAAGGTCAACCAGATCGGAACGCTGAGCGAAACGCTCGACGCCATCGAGCTCGCCCGGACGAACAATATGACCGCCGTCATCTCGCACCGCTCGGGCGAAACGGAAGACACGTTCATTGCGGACCTTGCGGTTGCAACCAATGCCGGCCAGATCAAGACCGGAAGCCTCTGTCGCTCGGACCGAATAGCAAAGTACAACCAGCTTCTCCGCATCGAAGAAGATCTCGGCGATTCGGCGCGATACCCGGGCCGCAAGGCGTTCTACCAGATCCGCGGTTAG
- the katG gene encoding catalase/peroxidase HPI, producing MSKRITPSLTCLLVVMLLLSLPVLSQTKPATNEFWWPDRLDLSPLRQQSPRSNPMGEDFNYAEEFKKLDLEAVKADIKKTLRTSQDWWPADYGNYGPFIIRMAWHSAGTYRSMDGRGGAGGGQQRFEPLNSWPDNANLDKARRILWPVKKKYGRRISWADLMILAGNVAFDDMGLKTIGFAGGREDDWEADMVYWGAETKWLAGDKRYDAEKSLERPLAAVQMGLIYVNPEGPGGNPDPLLAAKDIRETFGRMGMDDEETVALIAGGHTLGKTHGAQKVDCIGPEPTGANLEDQGFGWTNKCGKGNAEDTMTSGLEGAWTRTPVRWSNNYFENLFGFEWEKTKSPAGATQWIPKGGAAKDMVPDAHIKGKRVPPIMLTTDLSLRFDPVYEKISRRFLANPKEFDAAFARAWFKLTHRDMGPRSRYIGPDVPDLILIWQDPIPTFEYQLIDDNDINALKTKILNSGISNTALIRAAWAAASSFRSSDMRGGANGGRIRLAPQKDWEANDPKELDSVLKGLERIRTEFNGTQQGQKRVSFADMVVLGGVAAVEQAAKNGGVTISVPFKPGRADATQEQTNVESFELLRPTADGFRNYYAKGNRVSPAEMLVDKASLLSLTVPEMTVLVGGMRSLNANAGGSDLGVFTARPGTLSNDFFVNLMDMSTKWSKSTTSEGVYEGRDRKTGALKWKASPVDLIFGSHAELRAVAEFYAADDAKEKFAKDFVKAWAKVMDLDRF from the coding sequence ATGTCTAAACGAATTACGCCGTCATTGACGTGCTTACTGGTAGTTATGCTATTGCTTTCACTACCGGTCCTATCACAAACAAAACCCGCCACAAACGAATTCTGGTGGCCGGATCGACTTGACCTTTCACCACTTCGACAGCAATCTCCCAGGTCGAATCCGATGGGTGAAGATTTTAACTACGCCGAGGAATTCAAGAAACTGGATCTTGAGGCGGTAAAAGCCGATATTAAGAAAACGCTGAGAACGTCGCAGGATTGGTGGCCCGCCGACTACGGCAACTACGGCCCCTTCATTATTCGAATGGCATGGCACAGCGCCGGAACTTACCGTTCGATGGACGGAAGAGGCGGTGCAGGCGGCGGACAGCAGCGTTTTGAACCGCTGAACAGCTGGCCGGACAACGCGAACCTCGACAAGGCAAGGCGGATCTTGTGGCCGGTAAAGAAAAAATATGGCCGTCGGATCTCCTGGGCAGACCTGATGATCTTAGCCGGTAATGTCGCTTTCGACGACATGGGCCTTAAGACGATCGGATTTGCGGGCGGACGCGAAGACGACTGGGAAGCCGATATGGTCTATTGGGGAGCAGAAACGAAATGGCTCGCAGGGGATAAGAGATACGATGCCGAGAAATCGCTTGAAAGGCCGCTCGCAGCGGTGCAGATGGGGTTGATCTACGTGAACCCTGAAGGCCCCGGCGGCAATCCGGATCCGCTGCTCGCAGCTAAGGACATTCGCGAAACGTTCGGCCGAATGGGAATGGACGACGAAGAAACGGTTGCCCTGATCGCTGGCGGACATACGCTCGGAAAGACACATGGAGCGCAGAAGGTGGACTGCATCGGTCCCGAACCGACCGGTGCGAACCTGGAAGACCAGGGATTCGGCTGGACGAATAAATGCGGAAAAGGCAACGCTGAAGACACCATGACGAGCGGGCTTGAAGGAGCATGGACAAGGACTCCTGTACGCTGGAGCAACAACTATTTTGAGAATCTATTCGGTTTTGAATGGGAGAAGACCAAGAGCCCAGCAGGTGCAACTCAGTGGATACCCAAGGGCGGAGCAGCCAAAGACATGGTCCCCGATGCTCATATCAAGGGTAAACGGGTTCCGCCGATAATGCTGACGACCGATCTTTCGCTCAGATTCGACCCCGTTTACGAAAAGATCTCACGGCGTTTCCTCGCGAATCCGAAAGAGTTTGATGCGGCGTTTGCTAGGGCCTGGTTCAAGCTGACCCACCGCGACATGGGGCCGCGATCACGCTACATAGGCCCGGACGTTCCTGACCTGATACTGATCTGGCAAGATCCGATTCCAACGTTCGAGTACCAACTGATCGACGACAACGACATCAATGCGCTGAAAACAAAGATCCTCAATTCGGGGATCAGCAACACGGCATTGATACGTGCGGCGTGGGCCGCGGCATCGTCATTCCGATCTTCGGATATGCGTGGCGGGGCGAACGGCGGCAGGATCCGCCTTGCGCCGCAGAAAGACTGGGAAGCGAACGATCCGAAAGAGCTGGATAGCGTCTTGAAGGGCCTTGAGCGAATTCGGACAGAATTCAACGGAACTCAGCAAGGACAGAAGAGGGTCTCTTTTGCAGATATGGTGGTTCTGGGCGGCGTGGCCGCCGTAGAACAGGCAGCGAAGAACGGCGGCGTTACGATATCCGTCCCGTTCAAGCCCGGAAGAGCCGATGCCACCCAGGAACAGACAAACGTCGAAAGCTTCGAACTGCTGAGGCCGACAGCTGACGGATTCCGCAATTACTATGCAAAAGGCAATCGCGTATCGCCCGCAGAAATGCTGGTTGACAAAGCGAGCCTTCTCTCGCTGACGGTTCCGGAAATGACCGTGCTCGTCGGAGGAATGCGTTCGTTGAACGCAAACGCCGGTGGTTCCGATCTTGGTGTATTTACCGCACGCCCGGGAACGTTGAGTAACGATTTCTTCGTCAACCTGATGGACATGTCCACAAAATGGTCCAAGTCAACGACTTCCGAAGGCGTTTACGAAGGCCGCGATCGGAAGACAGGAGCTCTTAAGTGGAAGGCATCGCCGGTCGATCTCATCTTTGGTTCGCACGCTGAACTGCGAGCGGTCGCTGAATTTTACGCGGCCGACGATGCTAAAGAGAAATTTGCTAAGGACTTCGTTAAAGCTTGGGCCAAGGTCATGGATCTTGACCGTTTTTAG
- a CDS encoding HlyC/CorC family transporter, whose translation MDDPASLSALFSGPILNFALEFPSIGSVTFNLFLVIALVLANGFFVASEFALVKVRRSRIASLAAEGDRAAIRLLGMLDNLNAYISATQLGITLSSLGLGWLGEPAVASVLEPFLSQFAEMVGLPWLAAGAVLHTVSFAIAFSFITFLHIVFGELAPKTAALEISEKVSYFVAVPLQLFYKVFYYPIRLLDWAGTKTARAFGLEPTGEHGASYSEDEIRALINASQEKGLLNEDERRLINQVFEFSETTVREAMVPRPEMVAIQAKCTLDELIEAFRSHGYSRLPVYDESLDDIRGVVHSKDILRFIGSPSSFRLERILKKPIYVVDSARLEDVLRQMQKEKFHFGFVVDEHGGVEGIITLEDLLEEIVGEISDEHDDEVNEQIHEQPDGSFVLDGGLAVRDLNKRLGLHLPISEAYTTIGGFLMSESGQILGEGDMVPFNGHTFHVEKAAKRRIVKVRMRATVKAEAPEADTALAA comes from the coding sequence ATGGACGACCCTGCCAGTTTATCTGCCTTATTTTCGGGTCCTATTCTGAACTTCGCACTGGAGTTTCCTTCAATAGGATCCGTAACGTTCAACCTTTTTCTGGTCATAGCGCTTGTTCTGGCAAACGGCTTTTTTGTTGCCAGCGAGTTCGCGTTGGTCAAGGTGCGCCGATCGAGAATTGCGTCGCTGGCCGCCGAGGGCGATCGAGCTGCCATCCGGCTGCTCGGGATGCTCGACAACCTGAACGCGTACATTTCCGCCACGCAGCTCGGGATCACGCTCTCATCGCTTGGCCTCGGTTGGCTCGGCGAACCGGCCGTCGCTTCTGTGCTTGAGCCGTTTTTAAGCCAGTTTGCGGAGATGGTCGGGCTTCCGTGGCTCGCGGCGGGGGCGGTTTTGCATACTGTTTCTTTCGCCATTGCGTTCTCGTTCATCACGTTCTTGCATATCGTTTTTGGCGAACTTGCACCTAAGACGGCGGCTCTTGAGATCTCCGAGAAGGTCTCCTATTTCGTAGCTGTTCCGCTCCAGCTCTTTTACAAGGTCTTTTATTACCCGATCCGTTTGCTCGATTGGGCCGGTACAAAAACGGCACGGGCATTTGGGCTTGAGCCGACGGGCGAACATGGAGCAAGCTATTCCGAGGATGAGATACGTGCGTTGATCAACGCCTCGCAAGAAAAGGGTTTGCTTAATGAGGACGAACGCCGGCTGATCAATCAGGTGTTCGAATTCTCAGAGACGACCGTTCGCGAGGCAATGGTCCCGCGGCCGGAGATGGTCGCGATACAGGCAAAATGTACGCTCGACGAGCTGATCGAGGCCTTCCGCAGCCATGGCTACTCTCGGCTCCCGGTCTACGACGAATCGCTCGACGATATTCGCGGCGTCGTTCATAGTAAAGATATCCTTCGTTTCATCGGCTCGCCGAGTTCGTTCCGGCTGGAAAGGATACTCAAGAAGCCGATCTACGTTGTTGACTCGGCACGGCTCGAGGACGTTCTCCGGCAGATGCAGAAAGAAAAGTTCCACTTCGGCTTCGTCGTCGATGAACACGGCGGAGTCGAGGGCATCATAACGCTTGAGGATCTGCTCGAAGAGATCGTCGGCGAGATCAGCGACGAGCACGACGATGAGGTCAATGAACAGATCCACGAGCAGCCGGACGGCAGCTTTGTGCTCGACGGCGGCCTTGCCGTCCGCGACCTGAACAAGCGGCTCGGGCTTCATCTCCCGATCTCTGAGGCCTACACGACCATCGGCGGTTTCCTGATGTCAGAATCCGGCCAGATACTCGGCGAAGGCGATATGGTCCCATTTAACGGGCACACTTTCCATGTTGAGAAGGCGGCAAAGCGGAGAATAGTAAAGGTCCGAATGCGCGCGACCGTCAAGGCGGAAGCTCCGGAAGCCGATACGGCGCTCGCGGCCTAG
- a CDS encoding (2Fe-2S)-binding protein, protein MTSAREKFSELFARSLGLQAEDFNAEGRSVKFDCGCFIAVRFLIDEASSVIEQASFRTNGCPAMIAAGLGLKRLQGRGLQELHGLEDIEPQNDDSAFRVDRGRCSEAVTEALRTALAGFRDRRVAEFTGERALICSCFGIGEDNIEEAITGTNIDSLDALMDTTRAGTGCGSCRMLLQEMIETSEMR, encoded by the coding sequence GTGACTTCGGCACGCGAAAAATTCTCCGAGCTCTTCGCCCGCTCGCTTGGGTTGCAGGCTGAGGATTTCAATGCCGAGGGAAGGTCGGTCAAGTTCGATTGCGGTTGTTTCATTGCGGTCAGGTTCTTGATAGACGAGGCGAGCAGCGTGATCGAACAAGCCTCATTTCGCACAAATGGCTGCCCGGCGATGATCGCGGCCGGCCTCGGATTAAAACGGCTCCAAGGCCGAGGACTTCAGGAACTACATGGGCTGGAAGATATCGAACCTCAGAACGACGATTCGGCGTTTCGGGTCGATCGCGGTCGATGCTCGGAGGCGGTAACCGAGGCGTTGCGAACCGCACTCGCCGGCTTCCGAGACCGTCGGGTCGCAGAGTTTACAGGCGAGCGGGCTCTTATTTGTTCGTGCTTTGGTATTGGCGAGGACAATATTGAAGAGGCTATCACCGGCACGAACATCGATTCGCTTGATGCACTGATGGACACGACAAGGGCCGGAACGGGCTGCGGGTCGTGCCGGATGCTGCTTCAGGAAATGATCGAAACGAGCGAAATGCGTTGA
- a CDS encoding TlpA family protein disulfide reductase: MRFGSFFLAILSLVCFAACKPAAAPVAVGDRPVAVNGMPVKDAPRRAMKPETELSWSTFEGNVQKVKDYKGRVLLLDFWATYCPPCKEGIPHLLELQARYPNDLQVIGLHVGGPEDRPKVPAFLEEMKINYPLAVPEDELTRFVFGEESAIPQTAIFDREGKFVRKIVGFDKEIAAQLDELIAQAIGQ; the protein is encoded by the coding sequence ATGCGGTTTGGATCGTTTTTTCTCGCGATACTTTCACTTGTTTGTTTCGCCGCCTGCAAGCCGGCCGCGGCGCCGGTTGCCGTCGGCGACCGGCCGGTTGCGGTCAACGGAATGCCGGTCAAGGACGCACCGCGGCGGGCGATGAAGCCGGAAACAGAGCTTAGCTGGAGCACCTTTGAGGGCAATGTTCAGAAAGTAAAAGACTACAAAGGCCGAGTTCTGTTGCTCGATTTCTGGGCTACCTATTGTCCGCCCTGCAAGGAAGGCATTCCGCATCTGCTCGAACTGCAGGCACGTTACCCGAACGATCTGCAGGTCATCGGGCTTCACGTTGGCGGCCCGGAAGATCGGCCCAAGGTCCCAGCCTTCCTCGAAGAAATGAAGATCAACTATCCGCTTGCGGTGCCCGAAGACGAACTCACCCGCTTTGTCTTTGGCGAAGAATCGGCGATACCGCAAACTGCGATCTTTGACCGCGAGGGTAAATTCGTCCGCAAGATCGTTGGATTCGACAAGGAGATCGCCGCCCAGCTTGACGAATTGATCGCACAGGCGATCGGGCAATAA
- a CDS encoding NUDIX hydrolase, whose translation MLPELRWQLPKGIIDPGETPEQAALREVREEAGIECELLEPIEIIEYWFVDTRSGSQVRIHKFVHFYLMRYLSGDVADHDHEVAEARWFPVDEAISSLAFDSERTVVILGRTSLERTSLDAKTNA comes from the coding sequence ATGCTCCCCGAACTGCGTTGGCAATTGCCGAAGGGCATCATCGACCCCGGTGAAACGCCCGAGCAGGCCGCTCTCCGCGAGGTCCGCGAGGAGGCGGGCATTGAGTGCGAACTCCTCGAACCGATCGAGATAATCGAATACTGGTTTGTCGATACTCGCTCGGGCTCGCAGGTCAGAATACATAAGTTCGTCCATTTCTACCTGATGCGATACCTCTCCGGCGACGTTGCCGACCACGACCACGAGGTCGCCGAAGCCCGCTGGTTCCCGGTTGACGAAGCCATCAGCTCACTAGCTTTCGATAGCGAAAGAACGGTTGTCATCCTCGGACGAACATCGCTCGAACGGACGTCGTTAGACGCGAAAACAAATGCGTGA
- a CDS encoding glycoside hydrolase family 15 protein, producing MRDIPVGNGSLLVNFDDKYQIRDIFFPHVGQENHTEGSVSRFGVWCDGNFSWIADAGWERELRYMPETLVTAVTLKNASLGLRIDANDTVASHENIFLRRVRVYDTAGKKRSVRVFLHHDFRLYENKVGDTAFYDPVTRSLIHYQKERYFLINTSPHFDSFATGRKDFQGQEGTWRDAEDGELQGGVTTEGSVDSTVGVHFELEPLGSFEFFYWIAAGTDHAEVEQLNDRVTGSDPSEFLDYTANYWRAWVNKNDTDLEPLSPEVQKQLKLSLLIVHSQMDKGGAILAANDWDVTLRATDHYSYLWPRDGAFVAEALDLAGFSHLTRKFFDLCGRIVHPNGYFLQKYNADGTVASGWHAAWDRWTGEPQVPIQEDETALVLWSLWEHYDRYRDIEFAHRLYTKMTIPCADFMADFIHPELGLPAPSWNLWEDRRGIHTFTCASVVAGLRAAANFAELFAEHDRAMRYRERADSILAAMERHLFSIEHNRYLRSLQFKGDDHYEPDATVDASLFGLFYFGCFSVNDPKVESTMRAIEEKLGVSSGGLARFENDGYMRVSASEPGNAWFICSLWLAEYYIARATSAEELEPARRMIDWVVEKALPSGVLAEQADPVTGGPVSVAPLTWSHSTFVATSLHYLAKLRELAK from the coding sequence ATGCGTGATATCCCTGTTGGCAATGGCTCGCTGCTCGTCAATTTTGACGACAAGTATCAGATCCGCGATATATTCTTTCCCCACGTCGGGCAGGAGAACCACACCGAAGGCTCGGTCTCGCGTTTTGGCGTTTGGTGCGATGGCAATTTTTCGTGGATCGCGGATGCTGGATGGGAACGCGAACTGCGTTACATGCCCGAAACGCTGGTAACGGCCGTCACGCTTAAGAACGCATCGCTTGGGCTACGCATAGATGCGAATGATACGGTCGCGAGCCACGAAAATATCTTTCTCCGCCGTGTCCGCGTCTATGATACCGCCGGGAAAAAGCGGAGCGTTCGCGTTTTTCTGCACCACGACTTTCGCCTTTATGAGAACAAGGTCGGCGACACCGCTTTTTACGACCCCGTAACTCGTTCGCTGATCCATTATCAAAAAGAGCGATATTTTCTGATCAACACCTCACCTCATTTCGATTCGTTTGCGACCGGCCGCAAGGATTTTCAAGGGCAGGAAGGCACCTGGCGAGACGCCGAAGATGGCGAACTCCAGGGCGGAGTCACGACCGAAGGCTCGGTCGATTCAACCGTCGGTGTCCATTTTGAGCTCGAACCGCTCGGGAGCTTCGAGTTCTTTTATTGGATCGCCGCCGGGACCGACCACGCGGAGGTCGAACAGCTGAACGATCGCGTAACCGGCAGCGACCCAAGCGAATTTCTCGACTACACGGCAAACTATTGGCGAGCCTGGGTCAATAAAAACGATACCGACCTCGAGCCTCTTTCACCCGAAGTTCAGAAACAGCTGAAGCTCTCGCTCCTTATCGTTCACAGCCAAATGGACAAAGGCGGAGCGATCCTCGCCGCTAATGATTGGGACGTGACGCTTCGTGCGACCGATCATTACAGCTATCTCTGGCCGCGTGACGGTGCGTTCGTTGCCGAGGCTCTCGACCTTGCGGGCTTTTCGCACCTGACACGAAAATTCTTCGACCTTTGCGGCCGGATCGTGCATCCGAATGGCTACTTTCTGCAAAAATATAACGCGGACGGAACCGTTGCCTCCGGTTGGCATGCCGCCTGGGACCGCTGGACCGGGGAACCGCAAGTCCCGATCCAGGAAGACGAAACGGCACTCGTTCTCTGGTCGCTTTGGGAACATTACGACCGCTATCGGGATATCGAATTCGCTCATCGGCTTTACACAAAGATGACCATCCCGTGTGCCGACTTTATGGCGGATTTCATTCATCCGGAACTCGGGCTGCCCGCTCCGAGTTGGAATCTTTGGGAAGACCGCCGTGGAATCCACACCTTTACATGTGCGTCGGTGGTTGCCGGCCTGCGGGCCGCGGCAAACTTTGCCGAGCTATTTGCCGAACACGACCGCGCAATGCGTTACCGGGAGCGAGCCGATTCGATCCTCGCTGCAATGGAACGGCATCTTTTCAGCATCGAACATAACCGTTATCTCCGTTCGCTGCAGTTCAAAGGCGATGACCATTACGAACCCGACGCCACGGTCGACGCCTCGCTTTTCGGGCTGTTTTATTTCGGTTGTTTCTCGGTCAATGACCCGAAGGTCGAAAGCACGATGAGGGCGATCGAAGAAAAGCTTGGCGTCTCGAGCGGCGGCCTTGCCCGGTTTGAGAATGACGGATACATGCGAGTTTCCGCCTCCGAACCCGGCAACGCCTGGTTCATCTGCAGCCTCTGGTTGGCCGAGTATTACATCGCTCGGGCTACGTCGGCCGAAGAGCTTGAGCCCGCCCGCAGGATGATCGACTGGGTGGTCGAGAAGGCACTGCCCTCCGGTGTGCTTGCCGAGCAAGCCGACCCCGTCACCGGCGGTCCGGTCTCGGTTGCACCGCTTACGTGGTCACACTCGACCTTCGTCGCCACCTCGCTTCATTACCTTGCAAAACTTCGCGAGCTAGCAAAATAG
- the pyk gene encoding pyruvate kinase has translation MRNAKILATLGPASNTEPIIRTMIETGVNAVRINMSHGTYAEHEVLIANARSAARSLDRPLAILVDLSGPKIRTSTLAGGEPVMLTEGARFTLTTKKVEGTSEIVSTNFSELPKVVTPDSMILLDDGALKLRVDSVTDTDVNCTVVVGGELKERKGINLPATSLPIPSMTEKDHADLEWAMGQNVDYIALSFVRRAEDCVEAKEMIKKLNRREMGCALLVAKIEKAEAIVNLEEIIQATDGVMVARGDLGVETSVELVPVYQKRIIERAVANDRFVITATQMLQSMIESPYPTRAEASDVANAVWDGTDAVMLSAETASGSYPVETVRTMAQIIDSAETIKPDQLKKPVKFSLPPSGRTSQALCKAAAYAAKETMTEKIAVYTESGLMARRLSSFRSGLRSFGLTTSEDAYNQLALIWGVQPFVHEVPWATQEMLKIGERTLLEAGMVTPGETLVMMAGRLSGLGLSSSVVVWTIGESVPLRGSQSPGDSHSGS, from the coding sequence ATGAGAAACGCAAAGATCCTCGCCACGCTCGGCCCGGCCTCAAACACCGAACCGATCATCAGGACAATGATCGAAACAGGTGTCAACGCCGTCAGGATAAATATGTCGCACGGCACCTATGCCGAGCACGAAGTGTTGATCGCGAATGCCCGAAGTGCGGCTCGCTCGCTCGACCGGCCGCTGGCAATTCTGGTTGACCTCTCAGGCCCAAAGATCCGAACAAGTACACTAGCCGGCGGCGAGCCTGTAATGCTAACCGAGGGTGCGCGATTTACACTGACGACCAAAAAGGTCGAGGGCACGAGTGAGATCGTTAGTACCAATTTCTCCGAACTCCCGAAAGTGGTCACACCCGATTCGATGATCCTGCTCGATGACGGAGCGCTCAAGCTAAGGGTCGATTCGGTGACCGACACGGACGTCAACTGCACCGTCGTTGTCGGCGGCGAATTGAAGGAACGCAAGGGCATAAACCTGCCCGCAACCTCGCTCCCGATCCCCTCGATGACCGAAAAGGACCACGCCGATCTGGAATGGGCGATGGGGCAGAACGTGGACTACATCGCTCTTTCGTTCGTCCGGCGTGCCGAAGATTGCGTCGAAGCGAAGGAGATGATCAAAAAGCTCAATCGGCGGGAGATGGGCTGCGCGTTGCTCGTTGCGAAGATCGAAAAAGCAGAGGCGATCGTAAATCTTGAGGAGATCATTCAGGCGACCGATGGCGTGATGGTCGCCCGCGGCGATCTTGGCGTTGAGACCTCGGTCGAGCTTGTTCCGGTCTATCAAAAACGAATCATCGAACGGGCCGTCGCCAATGATCGATTTGTCATCACAGCCACGCAGATGCTGCAGTCGATGATCGAGAGTCCTTACCCGACGCGTGCCGAAGCCTCGGACGTCGCCAACGCAGTTTGGGACGGGACGGACGCCGTGATGCTCTCTGCCGAAACGGCTTCGGGCAGCTATCCGGTCGAAACGGTTCGGACAATGGCACAGATCATCGATTCCGCTGAAACCATCAAACCCGACCAACTTAAGAAGCCGGTAAAATTCTCTCTCCCGCCCTCGGGCCGGACGAGCCAGGCACTCTGCAAGGCCGCAGCCTACGCCGCAAAAGAAACGATGACCGAAAAGATCGCGGTTTACACAGAATCCGGCTTGATGGCACGGCGGCTTTCGAGCTTTCGTTCGGGTCTGCGGAGCTTTGGCCTAACGACCTCCGAGGACGCCTACAATCAGCTTGCTCTTATCTGGGGAGTGCAGCCCTTCGTTCACGAAGTTCCTTGGGCGACTCAGGAGATGCTGAAGATCGGCGAACGGACGCTTCTCGAAGCGGGCATGGTCACTCCGGGCGAGACTCTTGTAATGATGGCGGGCCGCCTTTCCGGACTCGGGCTCTCAAGCTCGGTCGTTGTCTGGACCATCGGAGAAAGTGTCCCACTGAGGGGATCGCAGAGTCCCGGCGATTCGCACTCGGGCAGTTGA